The Exiguobacterium acetylicum genome includes a window with the following:
- a CDS encoding alpha-amylase — protein sequence MERNHTMMQFFEWHVENDGKHWQRLKERAPELRAAGITSVWIPPASKGQSDEDTGYGIYDVYDLGEFDQKGTVRTKYGTKDELVEAIQVARENDIAIYADVVMNHKAAADELETINVVEVHPEDRSKEISEEFEIEAWTKFTFPGRNGKYSDFVWTHEFFNGTDFDAREEKTGVFKISGKNKDWNDQVDDEFGNYDYLMFANIDYNHPEVREEMIRWGHWFQETIDCQGFRLDAIKHINYEFVHEFAKSMIEKSEGDFYMVGEFWKSDLDDCRHFLDSVDYTIDLFDVPLHYKFHEASNQGQDFDLTTLFADTLVESHPTNAVTFVDNHDSQPGESLESWVDDWFKQHAYASILLRKDGYPCVFYGDYYGVQGPHPVEGKKEMIDALLYARYHKAYGEQEDYLDDPHCVGWVRRGVEEIENSGCAVLLSNADMCEKRMFVGEERAGQEWFDYTNHQDHPVVIDDEGFGVFPVPGGGVSVFAPREVE from the coding sequence ATGGAACGTAACCATACGATGATGCAGTTTTTTGAGTGGCATGTAGAGAATGATGGGAAGCACTGGCAACGCTTGAAAGAGCGGGCGCCTGAGTTACGTGCTGCCGGCATCACGTCCGTGTGGATTCCACCGGCGTCAAAAGGTCAATCGGATGAAGATACAGGATATGGCATCTATGACGTTTATGATTTAGGTGAATTTGATCAAAAAGGAACGGTCCGTACGAAATACGGTACGAAGGACGAACTCGTCGAAGCGATTCAAGTCGCTCGTGAGAATGATATCGCTATTTACGCGGACGTCGTCATGAATCATAAAGCAGCAGCCGATGAACTCGAGACGATCAATGTCGTTGAAGTCCATCCGGAAGATCGTTCGAAAGAAATTTCAGAAGAGTTTGAAATCGAGGCGTGGACAAAGTTTACGTTCCCAGGTCGTAACGGTAAATACTCGGATTTCGTATGGACACATGAATTCTTTAACGGAACAGATTTTGATGCCCGTGAAGAAAAAACCGGTGTCTTTAAAATTTCCGGTAAAAATAAGGATTGGAACGATCAGGTCGATGATGAGTTCGGAAACTATGACTATTTGATGTTTGCGAACATCGATTATAATCATCCCGAAGTCCGCGAAGAAATGATCCGTTGGGGTCATTGGTTCCAGGAGACGATCGACTGCCAAGGGTTCCGACTTGATGCGATTAAACACATCAACTATGAATTCGTTCATGAATTCGCAAAATCGATGATTGAAAAAAGTGAAGGTGATTTCTATATGGTCGGTGAGTTCTGGAAATCAGATCTCGATGATTGCCGTCATTTCCTTGATAGCGTCGATTACACGATCGATTTGTTCGATGTTCCACTTCATTATAAGTTCCATGAAGCTTCGAATCAGGGACAAGACTTTGACTTAACGACATTATTTGCCGACACACTTGTTGAATCACACCCGACGAACGCTGTCACGTTTGTTGACAATCATGATTCACAACCAGGTGAATCACTCGAATCATGGGTAGATGACTGGTTCAAACAGCACGCTTATGCATCGATTTTACTTCGTAAAGACGGTTACCCATGTGTCTTCTACGGTGACTATTATGGAGTGCAAGGACCACATCCGGTAGAAGGGAAAAAAGAAATGATCGATGCATTACTCTATGCACGTTATCACAAAGCATATGGTGAGCAAGAAGATTATCTCGATGATCCACATTGTGTCGGTTGGGTTCGCCGTGGAGTTGAGGAAATTGAGAACTCTGGCTGTGCGGTCTTATTGTCGAATGCCGATATGTGTGAAAAACGGATGTTCGTCGGTGAAGAACGGGCAGGCCAAGAATGGTTCGACTATACGAACCATCAAGATCACCCTGTCGTGATCGACGATGAAGGATTTGGTGTCTTCCCAGTTCCAGGTGGTGGTGTCTCAGTTTTTGCTCCACGAGAAGTCGAGTAA